One part of the Vanessa tameamea isolate UH-Manoa-2023 chromosome 8, ilVanTame1 primary haplotype, whole genome shotgun sequence genome encodes these proteins:
- the LOC113399890 gene encoding cilia- and flagella-associated protein 299-like, with translation MAMAEKKNEYPPGVEADRSLLPFDTWEDYLDSLIEIADLRNLRSIDSARTIAALGYRANGDTLTEKEFYTRRAVIHSIVYPVVRPYVLVSEGAKIDDPFNRELSVRERANRVGILQSVIFIRHFTKGGFEISGYIDYAHRLISEDWRPFFRANKMLWPRDNDLGYYHWRHGTVRSNISRNYKPIMDPDRGLLFQNRHDHKIIYPDPHQDPGQNTTKQRIYSPRYTQIEIYDHVVRRKS, from the exons atGGCGATGGCTGAGAAGAAAAACGAATATCCTCCGGGCGTGGAGGCTGACAGAAGCCTGCTGCCTTTTGATACCTGGGAAGATTATTTAGACTCACTTATAGAAATTGCCGATCTGCGTAATCTCAGAAGTATTGATTCTGCAAGGACGATAGCTGCACTTGGTTACAG AGCCAACGGCGATACGTTGACAGAAAAGGAATTCTACACACGTCGCGCTGTCATACACAGCATAGTCTATCCCGTAGTCCGTCCGTACGTGTTGGTCAGCGAGGGGGCTAAAATTGACGATCCTTTCAATCGAGAACTGTCTGTACGGGAACGAGCGAATAGAGTTGGAATTTTACAG TCGGTGATTTTCATACGTCACTTCACCAAAGGCGGTTTTGAAATATCCGGCTACATAGATTACGCGCATCGACTCATATCAGAAGATTGGAGACCGTTTTTTCGAGCGAATAAAATGCTTTGGCCGAGGGACAACGATTTGGGTTACTATCATTGGAGGCACGGTACAGTGAGGAGCAACATTAGCAGAAACTACAag CCGATAATGGATCCGGATCGAGGTCTCCTGTTTCAGAATCGTCACGATCACAAAATTATTTACCCCGATCCGCACCAGGATCCTGGCCAGAACACAACCAAGCAAAGAATATATTCACCACGTTACACCCAAATAGAAATTTACGATCACGTGGTCAGAAGAAAAAGTTGA
- the LOC113399889 gene encoding nitric oxide synthase — MPNIFKCCVKDESSEKAFVKTDFGKMETDFGKMESNFNKIETDFGKMVFADQVNGHGSCPFNSAKILTVENEKQVKPNLRLKVPQPIRLKNHLAGEENFDLLHSQIEDVSFNTKCSAAVCQNSIMDIPNRGDTPRTVEEVYKEAQAFLKQYFSSIRRENTDAHVKRLQEVEEELKRGDTYQLKTAELVFGAKLAWRNASRCIGRIQWKKLQIFDCRAVTTASGMFEALCNHIKYATNKGNIRSAITIFPQRTDGKHDYRIWNPQLISYAGYMEPDGTVLGDPARVEFTEVCVKLGWKPPHTAWDILPIVVSADGKDPEYFDIPREIIMEVKMEHPKYEWFKDLGLQWYALPAVSNMRLDCGGLEFTGTAFNGWYMGTEIACRNFSDSNRLNVIKSVATKMGLDTESYVSLWKDKALVEVNIAVLHSFHRDNVSIVDHHSASEQFIKHMDNENKSRGGCPSDWVWIVPPMSSSLTSVFHQEMALYYMRPSYDYQDPAWKTHQWTKNEGDKTRHRKFHFKQIARAVKFTSKLFGQALSKRIKATILYATETGKSEQYAKELGTIFGHAFNAQVHAMSEYDVFSIEHETLLLIVTSTFGNGEPPANGEVFAKHLFQMLCNEKKSLDQVDSAGTNNKIPTPKSLLRTNSVMTPSMEYKKQLSRMESRNTNVNDYKRQLSRLESNKSNMTGTSSADNIGPLSNVCYAVFALGSSVYPKFCQFGKTVDKILEDLGGERLLDLTCGDEMCGQEQQFRVWSSNIFHVACETFCIEENDMVKDAKKAFGRMPLTEETVRFGRTDKKCDMKSGLEHSYKKKLISCKIKQTKHLGEHTADRATIFVDMESEDELKYEPGDHVGIMACNRTEIVDAVLERLKGVDNYDKAVQLQVMKETLTPTGAVKTWECHERMPALTVRDIFTRFLDITTPPSTKILKYLATVCSDQNEADYLKELIEDSNKYDDWRHHYFPHLSEVFAQVPSCRPQASLLAALLPQLQPRFYSISSTPLQNPKRIHVTVSVVIYKTQNGEGSTHYGVCSTYLQSLKPDDEVFAFIRRAPTFRMPQDVSVPLILVGPGSGIAPFRGFWHHRRYQIKDSNSKKPGPIFLLFGCRYKGMDLYKDEKEQAIADGVLTKALVALSREEGVNKKHVQALLQDEGAHVTRMLVEEGGHFYVCGDCKMAEEVQQKLKEVIKTHANLSEEEVEDFILYLMDENRYHEDIFGITLRTSIVHKASRETAKRTRLESGS; from the exons AATACGAAATGCTCAGCGGCAGTCTGTCAGAATAGCATAATGGATATTCCAAACAGAGGTGATACTCCGAGAACTGTCGAAGAAGTTTATAAAGAGGCTCAAGCTTTTCTTAAACAATACTTTTCCTCAATACGCAg agaaaACACTGACGCCCATGTTAAAAGACTTCAAGAAGTTGAAGAGGAATTAAAGAGAGGAGACACTTATCAACTCAAAACAGCTGAATTGGTATTTGGAGCTAAGCTAGCCTGGAGGAATGCATCGCGATGTATTGGAAGAATACAGTGGAAAAAGTTGCAG atatttgaTTGCAGAGCAGTGACCACGGCCAGTGGAATGTTCGAAGCGCTTTGCAATCACATCAAGTACGCGACCAACAAAGGGAATATAAG GTCAGCGATAACCATATTTCCCCAACGCACGGACGGCAAACACGATTACAGGATATGGAATCCACAGCTCATCAGCTACGCCGGGTATATGGAACCAGATGGGACTGTGTTAGGTGATCCGGCCAGAGTTGAGTTTACCGAG GTTTGCGTAAAACTTGGATGGAAGCCGCCTCATACAGCTTGGGACATCTTACCCATTGTCGTATCGGCTGATGGCAAAGATcctgaatattttgatatacctCGAGAAATAATAATGGAAGTTAAAATGGAACACCCGAA atatgaaTGGTTTAAAGACTTAGGTTTGCAATGGTATGCTCTACCAGCGGTTTCGAACATGAGACTAGATTGTGGAGGACTCGAATTTACTGGAACTGCTTTTAATGGCTGGTATATGGGTACGGAGATTGCATGTCGCAATTTCAGTGACTCTAACAGACTTAATGTTAtcaag AGCGTAGCGACTAAAATGGGTCTAGACACAGAATCCTACGTATCGTTATGGAAAGACAAAGCGTTAGTAGAAGTGAACATAGCGGTGCTTCACAGCTTTCACAGAGACAACGTGTCTATTGTAGATCATCACTCGGCTTCCGAACAATTCATAAAACACATGGACAACGAAAATAAAAGCAG GGGTGGATGTCCCTCAGATTGGGTCTGGATTGTTCCTCCGATGTCATCCTCTCTTACGTCGGTGTTTCATCAAGAAATGGCTTTGTACTACATGAGACCGTCATATGATTATCAA GACCCAGCTTGGAAAACTCACCAATGGACCAAGAACGAAGGTGACAAAACCAGGCACAGaaagtttcattttaaacaaatcGCTCGAGCCGTCAAATTCACATCCAAACTCTTCGGCCAAGCACTTTCAAAGAGAATCAAAGCGACTATCCTTTATGCGACCGAGACGGGGAAATCTGAACAGTATGCCAAGGAGCTAGGGACCATTTTTGGTCACGCTTTTAACGCCCAG GTGCATGCTATGTCAGAATACGACGTGTTTTCGATTGAACACGAGACTCTTCTGTTGATCGTCACTTCAACTTTTGGCAACGGCGAGCCGCCTGCGAACGGCGAg gtGTTCGCGAAACATCTGTTTCAAATGCTTTGTAATGAGAAGAAGAGCTTAGATCAGGTTGACAGTGCTGG aacaaataacaaaataccaACACCGAAGTCATTACTGCGTACAAACAGCGTTATGACACCAAGCATGGAATACAAGAAGCAACTTTCACGAATGGAGTCAAGGAATACAAATGTCAACGACTACAAAAGACAATTATCCCGCTTGGAATCTAATAAGA GTAATATGACCGGGACCTCATCAGCAGATAACATAGGCCCTTTAAGTAATGTATGTTATGCTGTTTTTGCTTTGGGCTCAAGTGTCTATCCAAAATTTTGCCAATTTGGTAAAACAGTGGACAAAATTTTAGAAGATTTAGGAGGGGAAAGACTCTTGGATCTTACATGTGGAGACGAAATGTGCGGTCAAGAACAGCAGTTTCGTGTTTGGTCTTCCAATATATTTCAT GTGGCCTGCGAAACGTTCTGCATTGAAGAGAATGATATGGTAAAAGACGCAAAAAAAGCATTTGGTAGGATGCCCTTAACAGAAGAAACTGTTAGGTTTGGTCGGACTGACAAAAAATGTGACATGAAATCTGGCCTCGAacatagttacaaaaaaaagttaatatcatgtaaaataaaacaaacaaaacatctAGGTGAACATACAGCTGACAGAGCGACAATTTTTGTTGATATGGAATCCGAA GATGAACTTAAGTACGAACCAGGCGATCACGTTGGTATCATGGCTTGTAATCGAACAGAAATAGTAGATGCAGTATTAGAAAGGCTAAAAGGCGTTGATAATTATGACAAAGCTGTACAACTTCAAGTTATGAAAGAAACGCTTACACCTACAG gAGCAGTAAAGACTTGGGAATGTCACGAGCGAATGCCAGCTTTAACTGTCCGTGATATTTTCACACGTTTCCTAGACATAACAACACCTCCTTcgacaaaaattttaaagtatttggcTACCGTTTGTAGTGATCAAAACGAAGCTGATTATTTGAAAGAATTAATCGAG GATTCAAACAAATATGATGATTGGAGACATCATTATTTTCCTCATTTGTCAGAGGTATTTGCTCAAGTACCTTCATGTAGACCTCAAGCTTCGTTACTTGCGGCATTATTACCGCAACTACAGCCTcgattttattcaatatcatCAACACCGCTACAAAACCCCAAAAGGATTCACGTAACAGTTTCAGTCGTTATATATAAGACTCAAA atggaGAAGGAAGTACTCATTACGGTGTTTGCTCAACTTACTTACAAAGCTTAAAACCCGATGACGAAGTTTTTGCATTTATAAGAAG agctCCTACTTTCCGGATGCCACAAGATGTATCTGTTCCTCTAATATTAGTGGGACCTGGATCCGGTATAGCTCCATTCAGAGGCTTTTGGCACCACAGAAGGTATCAAATAAAAGATTCAAATTCGAAGAAACCGGGGCCCATTTTCCTATTATTCGGTTGTAGATACAAGGGAATGGACTTATACAAAGATGAAAAAGAACAGGCAATAGCTGATGGTGTTTTAACAAAGGCTTTGGTAGCGCTTTCCAGGGAAGAAGGAGTtaataag AAACACGTCCAAGCCCTCCTTCAAGATGAGGGAGCGCATGTAACACGGATGTTAGTAGAAGAAGGAGGTCACTTCTACGTGTGTGGAGATTGTAAAATGGCAGAAGAGGTGCAACAAAAACTGAAGGAAGTCATTAAAACACATGCGAATTTATCAGAAGAGGAAGTTgaagatttcattttatatttaatg gaTGAAAATAGATATCATGAAGATATCTTCGGTATAACACTTCGTACTTCAATAGTACATAAAGCTTCCAGAGAAACAGCAAAAAGGACTCGTCTTGAATCTGGATCatga